TGGACAGAAATTTCTGACGACGGTCCTTGATCAGATCCGCGGGCTTCATGCCCTTCAGCTCTTCCAGCATCGCCACGATTTCTTCGCCGACGGCCTTGATCGCCTGTTGCGGGGCGCGCTGTGCCCCCCCGAGGGGCTCGGGGATGATCCGGTCGATCACCTCAAGTTTCTTCAGATCCTGCGCCGTCAGCTTCAGGGCGTCGGCCGCATCGCGCATCTTCTCGGAATCGCGCCAGAGGATCGAGGCACAGCCTTCGGGCGAAATCACCGAATAGATCGAATGCTCCAGCATGGCGATCCGGTTCGCGGTGGCAAAGGCCACCGCGCCGCCCGAGCCGCCCTCACCGATGATGACGGTGACCAGGGGAACGCCGATTTCCAGACATTTCTGCGTGCAGCGGGCAATGGCCTCGGACTGGCCGCGTTCTTCCGCGCCCTTGCCGGGATAGGCGCCCTGCGTATCGACAAGCATGATGACCGGCAGGCCGAAACGATGGGCCAGATCCATCAGGCGGATGGCCTTGCGATAGCCCTCGGGGCGGGCCATGCCGAAATTATGCAGGATGCGCGATTTGGTGTCATGACCCTTTTCATGGCCGATCACCATGCAGGGCATGTCGTTCAGTCGCGCCAGACCGCCCATCACGGCGTGGTCGTCGCCAAAGGCGCGGTCGCCTGCCAGCGGCGTGTATTCGGTGAACAGCGCGCTGATATATTCGCGGCAATGGGGCCGGTCGGGATGGCGGGCCACCTGGGTCTTTCGCCAGGGGTTGAGGTTCTTGTACAGCTCTTGCAGCAGGTCGCTG
This is a stretch of genomic DNA from Paracoccus seriniphilus. It encodes these proteins:
- a CDS encoding acetyl-CoA carboxylase carboxyltransferase subunit alpha, yielding MVYLDFEKPLADIEGKAEELRAMARKSEDAVDVEKEAAALDKKASDLLQELYKNLNPWRKTQVARHPDRPHCREYISALFTEYTPLAGDRAFGDDHAVMGGLARLNDMPCMVIGHEKGHDTKSRILHNFGMARPEGYRKAIRLMDLAHRFGLPVIMLVDTQGAYPGKGAEERGQSEAIARCTQKCLEIGVPLVTVIIGEGGSGGAVAFATANRIAMLEHSIYSVISPEGCASILWRDSEKMRDAADALKLTAQDLKKLEVIDRIIPEPLGGAQRAPQQAIKAVGEEIVAMLEELKGMKPADLIKDRRQKFLSMGSKSLA